One region of Streptomyces leeuwenhoekii genomic DNA includes:
- a CDS encoding AfsR/SARP family transcriptional regulator, whose protein sequence is MKFKVLGSVGVEVDGRFHSIRGGHQRVLLAVLLVNGGKLVAAEELYTELWGDRPPVTVENALQAHVSRLRRTLHGWSDGDCALISRSTGYSLEFAAEDLDMNVFRRGVAQARAAMAPDPARAAHLLSGAMGLWRGAPLQDVAGGLICQSVAVQLAEEHLAATEDMLWLDLEREVPSAIGELKRMSIVHPWRERVTEMLMLALYRCGRQAEAIETYHAARARMVAELGTEPSPQLRERFLEILNQSPACAGTAANRTARPALAPELV, encoded by the coding sequence GTGAAGTTCAAGGTTCTCGGCTCCGTCGGAGTCGAGGTGGACGGACGCTTCCACAGCATCCGGGGCGGCCACCAGCGGGTGCTGCTGGCCGTGCTGCTGGTCAACGGCGGCAAACTGGTCGCGGCCGAGGAGCTCTACACCGAACTGTGGGGCGACCGGCCACCGGTGACCGTCGAGAACGCCCTGCAGGCCCACGTCTCCCGGCTGCGCCGCACCCTGCACGGATGGAGCGACGGCGACTGCGCGCTGATCAGCCGCTCCACCGGCTACAGCCTGGAGTTCGCCGCCGAGGACCTCGACATGAACGTCTTCCGGCGCGGCGTCGCCCAGGCCCGCGCGGCCATGGCCCCAGACCCGGCCCGGGCGGCCCACCTGCTGTCGGGCGCCATGGGACTGTGGCGCGGCGCCCCCTTGCAGGACGTCGCCGGCGGACTGATCTGCCAGTCGGTGGCCGTGCAGCTGGCCGAGGAGCACCTGGCCGCCACCGAGGACATGCTCTGGCTCGATCTGGAGCGCGAAGTGCCCTCCGCCATAGGAGAACTGAAACGGATGAGCATCGTGCATCCCTGGCGGGAACGGGTCACCGAGATGCTCATGCTGGCGCTGTACCGCTGCGGACGGCAGGCCGAGGCGATCGAGACCTACCACGCGGCCCGCGCCCGCATGGTCGCCGAGCTGGGCACCGAACCGTCCCCGCAGCTCAGGGAACGCTTCTTGGAGATACTCAACCAGTCACCGGCGTGCGCCGGCACCGCCGCGAACCGGACCGCACGGCCCGCGCTCGCCCCGGAGCTGGTGTGA
- a CDS encoding beta-ketoacyl-ACP synthase III — translation MKSAVIAGVGSYLPPRLVTNDDLAARLDTSDEWIRTRTGMSVRHVVEPGGATSDLAVEAGRRALESAGGGGADVVVLATTTPDRQVPPTAPEIASRLGLGTVAAFDLSAACAGFLYGLAGAAGLIATGAAERVLLIGADAFTTMVDPDDRGTVVLFGDAAGAVLLRAGEAAEPGAVGLPVLGSDGSLADLIQVPAGGSRSRSSGPPSKQPDPMDVYFKMNGRETFRHAVQRMSQASREAVERAGWELGDVDRLGAHQANLRILAAVADELGFEPERQLTNIAEVGNTAAASLPTLLAMSAADGSLRAGHRVLLTAFGGGLSWGAATLTWPDVVVG, via the coding sequence GTGAAGTCCGCCGTCATCGCGGGCGTCGGCTCGTATCTGCCGCCCCGGCTGGTCACCAACGACGATCTGGCCGCGCGCCTGGACACCAGCGACGAGTGGATCCGCACCCGGACCGGGATGTCCGTCCGGCATGTGGTCGAGCCCGGTGGCGCCACCTCCGACCTCGCCGTCGAGGCGGGGCGGCGGGCTCTGGAGTCCGCCGGGGGCGGGGGCGCGGACGTGGTGGTCCTGGCCACCACCACCCCCGACCGCCAGGTCCCGCCCACCGCGCCGGAGATCGCCTCCCGGCTGGGCCTGGGCACCGTCGCCGCGTTCGATCTGTCGGCGGCGTGCGCGGGGTTCTTGTACGGGCTGGCCGGCGCGGCGGGGCTGATCGCCACCGGTGCGGCCGAGCGGGTCCTGCTGATCGGCGCGGACGCCTTCACCACCATGGTCGACCCGGACGACCGGGGCACCGTGGTGCTGTTCGGGGACGCCGCGGGCGCGGTACTGCTGCGGGCGGGCGAGGCGGCGGAGCCGGGTGCGGTCGGTCTGCCGGTCCTGGGCAGCGACGGGTCGCTGGCGGACCTGATCCAGGTGCCGGCGGGCGGTTCCCGGTCGCGTTCCAGCGGCCCGCCCAGCAAGCAGCCCGACCCGATGGACGTGTACTTCAAGATGAACGGCCGCGAGACGTTCCGGCACGCGGTGCAGCGGATGAGCCAGGCCTCGCGGGAAGCCGTGGAGCGGGCGGGGTGGGAGCTGGGGGACGTCGACCGGCTCGGCGCCCACCAGGCCAACCTGCGCATCCTGGCGGCGGTCGCGGACGAGCTCGGCTTCGAGCCGGAGCGGCAGCTGACCAATATCGCCGAGGTCGGCAACACCGCCGCGGCGTCGCTGCCCACGCTGCTGGCCATGTCCGCGGCCGACGGCTCGCTGCGGGCCGGCCACCGGGTGCTGCTCACCGCCTTCGGCGGCGGGCTGTCCTGGGGGGCGGCCACCCTCACCTGGCCCGACGTCGTCGTCGGCTGA
- the serS gene encoding serine--tRNA ligase: MHDVRELLDLGPEAVRSLARRRYALDVDVLEAAYRRRGAAVESVSALRGELKAAARGHGGARPDEEARRRARLLRERVQEAEAAAQRAETELTELLLTIPNLPLAEVPDGHSDREAVEIRRGGPPVSDGAGARHHADLGEALNILDSSRAARLSGARFTVARGPGARLERALGDFFLDLHTREHGYLEHAVPFLVNRATMTGTGQLPKFEEDLFATRVGERELFLVPTAEVPLTNLVAGEVLPAADLPLAFTSRTPCFRAEAGSYGRDTRGILRLHQFEKVELVRICAAGDAPKQLELMVGHAEECLRRLELSYRVVLLPAGDLGFSARMTYDIEVWLPGSGAFREISSVSDCGTFQARRAGIRVRTPGGGKEAAATLNGSALPIGRTLAALLEQGQRPDGSVRVPAALRPYAGFSLIRPDGTTD; this comes from the coding sequence ATGCACGACGTACGTGAGCTCCTGGACCTGGGGCCCGAGGCGGTGCGGTCCCTGGCCCGGCGCCGTTACGCGCTCGACGTGGACGTGCTCGAGGCCGCCTACCGGCGCCGTGGCGCCGCCGTGGAGTCGGTGTCCGCGCTGCGCGGCGAGCTGAAGGCGGCCGCGCGCGGGCACGGCGGGGCCCGGCCGGACGAGGAGGCGCGCCGGCGGGCGCGGCTGCTGCGGGAGCGGGTGCAGGAGGCGGAGGCCGCCGCCCAGCGGGCCGAGACGGAGCTGACCGAGCTGCTGCTCACCATCCCCAACCTGCCTCTGGCAGAGGTGCCGGACGGGCACAGCGACCGGGAGGCGGTCGAGATCCGGCGGGGCGGGCCGCCGGTGTCCGACGGCGCGGGGGCCCGTCACCACGCCGATCTGGGCGAGGCGCTGAACATTCTCGACAGCTCCCGTGCCGCCCGGCTCTCCGGTGCCCGCTTCACCGTGGCCCGCGGGCCCGGGGCCCGGCTGGAGCGGGCGCTGGGCGACTTCTTCCTGGATCTGCACACCCGGGAGCACGGCTATCTCGAGCACGCGGTGCCGTTCCTGGTGAACCGGGCGACGATGACGGGCACCGGCCAGCTCCCCAAGTTCGAGGAGGACCTGTTCGCCACCCGGGTCGGGGAGCGGGAGCTGTTCCTGGTGCCGACCGCGGAGGTGCCGCTGACCAATCTCGTCGCCGGTGAGGTGCTGCCGGCCGCGGACCTGCCGCTCGCCTTCACCTCCCGCACCCCCTGTTTCCGCGCGGAGGCGGGCAGTTACGGCCGGGACACCCGCGGCATCCTGCGCCTGCACCAGTTCGAGAAGGTGGAGCTGGTGCGGATCTGCGCGGCCGGGGACGCGCCCAAGCAGCTGGAGCTGATGGTCGGGCACGCCGAGGAGTGTCTGCGCCGTCTGGAGCTGTCGTACCGGGTGGTGCTGCTCCCGGCCGGTGATCTGGGTTTCTCGGCCAGGATGACGTACGACATCGAGGTGTGGCTGCCGGGCAGCGGCGCGTTCCGGGAGATCTCCTCCGTCTCGGACTGCGGGACCTTCCAGGCCCGCCGGGCGGGCATCCGGGTGCGCACGCCGGGCGGGGGCAAGGAGGCGGCCGCGACGCTGAACGGCTCGGCGCTGCCGATCGGGCGGACCCTGGCCGCGCTGCTGGAGCAGGGTCAGCGGCCGGACGGGTCGGTCCGGGTGCCGGCGGCTCTGCGGCCGTACGCGGGTTTCTCGCTGATCAGGCCGGACGGCACCACCGACTGA
- a CDS encoding acyl carrier protein: MFDTLKEILVAMLKVSPDLITEKATREEAELDSLAVVELSMLLEKDYGIKISDDELMEAENIGEMARMMTERRAAV; this comes from the coding sequence ATGTTCGACACCCTCAAAGAGATCCTGGTCGCCATGCTCAAGGTCTCCCCCGACCTGATCACCGAGAAAGCCACCCGTGAGGAGGCCGAGCTGGACTCCCTCGCGGTCGTGGAGCTGTCGATGCTGCTGGAGAAGGACTACGGCATCAAGATCAGCGACGACGAGCTGATGGAGGCCGAGAACATCGGCGAGATGGCCCGGATGATGACCGAGCGCCGCGCGGCGGTCTGA
- a CDS encoding MmgE/PrpD family protein, with protein MSILKELCRWAAWLRPEDIPARVRALASSQLLSQLASIRAGAAHPLGRRLIDGFGPPLQADPRASACVLSGLGSWLNLDDTAYAGHLSNSTVSVPLAFAHSRGLDGPALLAAVVAANECAARITAAATLGPLRGHSAVHTHLAGAVSGRLHCEGADDAVWSNALGLAFAMPNWPLMRAFLASDARLFNTFTPVRTAMDSCDAARAGLHGAVDILEHPDGFLDRFASVPLPDAVSAGLGERWHTETLSFKMHPGGPGVDAAVDCAAELYRQLGPCRPEDIEEIVVEASLYTLFAGKKAASYIVGPGSPLGALVLHTPYPVATALLTGGLTVNDFAAPLLNERARWDVAERVRLVHDPELTRALFASEAPFGEAVRQAGEAAGTWLRDFAGEEVAELARGAAGDRARTAFTSSAKATGARVTVRLADGRTASRQRMIPLAAAGPHTRAHHAELMREKFLEFGGSPDVADAAAGIESMDADTLHGWIEAALR; from the coding sequence GTGTCGATACTCAAGGAGCTGTGCCGCTGGGCGGCGTGGCTGCGACCTGAGGACATCCCGGCCCGCGTGCGGGCCCTGGCCTCCAGCCAGTTGCTGTCGCAGCTGGCCTCGATCAGGGCGGGGGCGGCGCATCCGCTGGGCCGGCGCCTGATCGACGGTTTCGGGCCGCCGCTGCAGGCCGATCCGCGTGCCTCGGCGTGCGTGCTGTCCGGGCTCGGCTCCTGGCTGAACCTGGACGACACCGCCTACGCGGGCCATCTGTCGAACTCCACGGTGTCCGTTCCGCTGGCGTTCGCCCACTCCCGGGGCCTGGACGGTCCGGCGCTGCTGGCCGCGGTCGTGGCCGCCAACGAGTGCGCGGCGCGGATCACCGCGGCCGCCACGCTGGGCCCGCTGCGCGGCCACAGCGCCGTGCACACCCATCTGGCGGGCGCGGTCAGCGGGCGGCTGCACTGCGAGGGCGCCGACGACGCGGTGTGGAGCAACGCGCTCGGCCTGGCCTTCGCCATGCCGAACTGGCCGCTGATGCGGGCCTTCCTGGCCAGCGACGCCCGGCTGTTCAACACCTTCACCCCGGTGCGTACGGCCATGGACTCCTGTGACGCGGCCCGTGCCGGGCTGCACGGCGCCGTGGACATCCTGGAGCACCCCGACGGGTTCCTGGACCGTTTCGCCTCGGTGCCGCTGCCGGACGCGGTCAGCGCGGGGCTCGGCGAGCGCTGGCACACCGAGACCCTGTCGTTCAAGATGCACCCGGGCGGGCCGGGGGTCGACGCGGCCGTGGACTGCGCCGCCGAGCTGTACCGCCAGCTCGGGCCCTGCCGGCCCGAGGACATCGAGGAGATCGTCGTCGAGGCGTCGCTGTACACGCTGTTCGCGGGCAAGAAGGCGGCGTCGTACATCGTCGGGCCGGGCTCGCCCCTGGGGGCGCTGGTCCTGCACACCCCGTACCCGGTGGCCACCGCGCTGCTGACCGGTGGTCTGACGGTCAACGACTTCGCGGCGCCGCTGCTCAACGAGCGGGCCCGCTGGGACGTCGCCGAGCGGGTGCGCCTGGTGCACGACCCGGAGCTGACGCGGGCCCTGTTCGCCTCCGAGGCCCCCTTCGGGGAGGCCGTGCGGCAGGCCGGGGAGGCGGCCGGGACGTGGCTGCGCGACTTCGCCGGGGAGGAGGTGGCCGAGCTCGCCCGGGGCGCGGCGGGCGACCGCGCGCGGACCGCGTTCACCTCCTCCGCCAAGGCCACCGGGGCCCGGGTGACGGTGCGTCTGGCCGACGGGCGGACCGCCTCCCGGCAGCGCATGATCCCGCTGGCGGCGGCCGGCCCGCACACCCGGGCCCACCATGCCGAGCTGATGCGGGAGAAATTCCTGGAATTCGGCGGGTCACCGGATGTCGCCGACGCCGCGGCCGGCATCGAGTCCATGGACGCCGATACGTTGCACGGCTGGATCGAAGCGGCGCTGCGGTAA
- a CDS encoding VlmB-like protein, which produces MTGSTPSTVAQEADWDTAPGLLDGAKELTLGPEECNLAYWITQVAQGTLRDRGVTGHHDSARVPDFLKAPGPLREALVLEFGFRGLSEEVATRILAPYVAIAPGIPELEFYATQLIDEARHARVFRNHLVELGMPEATLLRDIEEMAADYHREVLQPVIDFTLDIVQTQRDFAGGVAVFAIVIEGVLAPAAELSERKWTPLSPATGEISRGTAIDEIRHLTVASTILRDHVRAHPEYRPRLMEILRAGVELWDAIDDRKFVIHREELFQQGMAEHADKIGDYEIWPGTRLLDTTPEERYDMAERWTDEMAESRMAYMGLPVEVLSSGAGTSAARAAGAPA; this is translated from the coding sequence ATGACCGGTTCCACGCCCAGCACCGTGGCGCAGGAGGCCGACTGGGACACCGCTCCTGGTCTGCTCGACGGCGCCAAGGAACTCACCCTCGGGCCCGAGGAGTGCAACCTCGCCTACTGGATCACCCAGGTCGCCCAGGGCACCCTGCGCGACCGCGGGGTCACCGGCCACCACGACAGCGCGCGGGTGCCGGACTTCCTCAAGGCTCCGGGCCCGCTGCGGGAGGCCCTGGTTCTGGAGTTCGGCTTCCGCGGCCTGTCCGAGGAGGTCGCCACCCGGATCCTGGCCCCCTACGTGGCGATCGCCCCGGGCATCCCGGAGCTGGAGTTCTACGCCACCCAGTTGATCGACGAGGCCCGGCACGCCCGGGTGTTCCGCAACCACCTGGTGGAGCTGGGGATGCCGGAGGCGACCTTGCTGCGGGACATCGAGGAGATGGCGGCCGACTACCACCGCGAGGTGCTGCAGCCGGTCATCGACTTCACCCTCGACATCGTCCAGACCCAGCGCGACTTCGCCGGCGGGGTGGCGGTGTTCGCCATCGTCATCGAGGGCGTGCTCGCCCCGGCCGCGGAGCTGAGCGAGCGCAAGTGGACCCCGCTGTCCCCGGCCACCGGTGAGATCTCCCGCGGCACCGCGATCGACGAGATCCGCCATCTGACGGTCGCCAGCACCATCCTGCGCGACCATGTGCGCGCGCACCCGGAGTACCGGCCGCGGCTGATGGAGATCCTGCGGGCCGGGGTGGAGCTGTGGGACGCGATCGACGACCGCAAGTTCGTCATCCACCGCGAGGAGCTGTTCCAGCAGGGCATGGCCGAGCACGCCGACAAGATCGGCGACTACGAGATCTGGCCCGGCACCCGGCTGCTGGACACCACGCCCGAGGAGCGCTACGACATGGCCGAGCGCTGGACGGACGAGATGGCGGAGTCCCGGATGGCCTACATGGGCCTGCCCGTGGAGGTGCTGTCGTCCGGGGCCGGCACGTCCGCGGCCCGCGCCGCCGGGGCCCCGGCGTGA
- a CDS encoding aldehyde dehydrogenase family protein, whose product MPDKELRSYKLYIAGKDVEGDGWVYTVSARSLLEDVFTSVSLKRELEQNPDSDAAGHPYVVGRCAIAGDASIDLATEAAAAAAGAWAEVPLERRMRLGSMFREELIRREDEFLDILTAEAHPLRLARWELSCMKQIYSDESLYWYRQRMHTEFQHEGRRLIVRRQPDGVVAFNPPQNAPAPSAALAVLALMAGNAVVMRAPRSIALSTMWLMRDVVGPLLEEIDAPAGILNAVCSNPKQTLDRWIASPLVNDIFYIGGSEEGLRFQEQCVANGKKPILELAGNDTIVIWKGADLKKAAEAICESFYGSGQICMVPNCVLVHPEIAEELIAEVQERVKLVKPGYPEDEDVLLSPVRRSEKFFALLQQSLDLGGQIITGGRRTEVDGTVSDTGVFLQPTVVRVDGLAGARQHDIVRSETFFPLLPIVVPEAADAAGEDELLNSFIDFVNSNEYGLRNSLWVKSARVMNAFVQRVVNGGLLKINDSHIGFLPYLPSHGGTGLTGGVYGEANYPILKTSHIQGVSIAHDVSPHEAVFGP is encoded by the coding sequence ATGCCTGACAAGGAACTCCGCAGCTACAAGCTCTACATCGCGGGCAAGGACGTCGAAGGCGATGGCTGGGTCTATACGGTCAGCGCCCGGTCCCTCCTCGAAGATGTCTTCACGAGCGTCAGCCTGAAGCGTGAACTCGAGCAGAACCCGGATTCCGACGCCGCCGGCCACCCGTACGTGGTGGGCCGCTGCGCCATCGCCGGTGACGCCTCCATCGACCTGGCCACGGAGGCCGCCGCGGCCGCCGCCGGGGCCTGGGCCGAGGTGCCGCTGGAGCGCCGGATGCGGCTGGGCAGCATGTTCCGCGAGGAACTGATCCGGCGCGAGGACGAGTTCTTGGACATCCTGACGGCCGAGGCGCACCCGCTGCGCCTGGCCCGCTGGGAACTGAGCTGCATGAAGCAGATCTACAGCGACGAGAGCCTGTACTGGTACCGGCAGCGGATGCACACCGAGTTCCAGCACGAGGGCCGGCGGCTGATCGTGCGCCGCCAGCCCGACGGTGTGGTCGCCTTCAATCCGCCGCAGAACGCGCCCGCGCCCAGCGCGGCCCTGGCGGTGCTGGCGCTGATGGCCGGCAACGCGGTCGTGATGCGCGCCCCGCGCAGTATCGCGCTGAGCACCATGTGGCTGATGCGGGACGTGGTCGGTCCGCTGCTGGAGGAGATCGACGCGCCCGCCGGCATCCTGAACGCGGTGTGCTCCAACCCGAAGCAGACCCTGGACCGCTGGATCGCCTCGCCGCTGGTCAACGACATCTTCTACATCGGCGGCAGCGAGGAGGGCCTGCGCTTCCAGGAGCAGTGCGTGGCCAACGGCAAGAAGCCCATCCTGGAGCTGGCCGGCAACGACACCATCGTCATCTGGAAGGGCGCCGACCTGAAGAAGGCGGCGGAGGCGATCTGCGAGTCCTTCTACGGCTCCGGCCAGATCTGCATGGTGCCCAACTGCGTCCTGGTGCACCCCGAGATCGCCGAGGAGCTCATCGCCGAGGTGCAGGAGCGGGTCAAGCTGGTCAAGCCCGGCTATCCCGAGGACGAGGACGTGCTGCTGTCCCCGGTGCGCCGCAGCGAGAAGTTCTTCGCGCTGCTGCAGCAGTCGCTGGACCTGGGCGGGCAGATCATCACCGGCGGGCGGCGCACCGAGGTCGACGGCACGGTGTCGGACACCGGTGTCTTCCTGCAGCCGACGGTGGTGCGGGTGGACGGCCTGGCCGGGGCGCGCCAGCACGACATCGTCCGCAGCGAGACGTTCTTCCCGCTGCTGCCGATCGTGGTGCCGGAGGCGGCCGACGCGGCCGGTGAGGACGAACTGCTCAACAGCTTCATCGACTTCGTGAACTCCAACGAGTACGGGCTGCGCAACTCGCTGTGGGTGAAGTCGGCGCGGGTGATGAACGCGTTCGTGCAGCGCGTCGTCAACGGCGGGCTGCTGAAGATCAACGACTCGCACATCGGCTTCCTGCCGTATCTGCCCAGCCACGGCGGCACCGGCCTGACCGGCGGCGTCTACGGCGAGGCGAACTACCCGATCCTGAAGACCTCGCACATCCAGGGCGTGAGCATCGCCCACGACGTCAGCCCGCACGAGGCGGTCTTCGGGCCCTGA
- a CDS encoding acyl-CoA dehydrogenase family protein, producing the protein MRSLDSARAVCDRYHPGLLKALEAIPFAEREALGSPAVDVFRERGGVGLLVPAQFGGHGADPVDAVRVQRALGAASPSVAAGVTMHHFTVSMLYALAEETGRLEPGQLDLLHRVVPDQILMASGWAEGRTQQNIFTPSVVAEPVEGGYRLNGAKKPCSLARSMELLTASIAVPGPDGSPELALALVPADAPGLTVHPFWGNDVLAASQSEEVRLTDVFVPRSMVVRTTAEDPHRLDDLQTAGVIWFEMLISAGYAGAAAALAELVLQRGRGTAGERADVVIGAESAFALLEGAARAVRDGLSGEEAVAQVLVARYAAQDALARTAQLSLDLLGGVDFIRSSDHSRLAASVRPLIFHPPGRSATSGPLADYFNGAPLDLS; encoded by the coding sequence GTGCGCTCCCTCGACTCCGCCCGCGCGGTCTGCGACCGGTACCACCCCGGGCTGCTCAAGGCGCTGGAAGCAATCCCCTTCGCCGAGCGGGAGGCCCTGGGGAGCCCGGCGGTCGACGTGTTCCGCGAGAGGGGCGGTGTGGGCCTGCTGGTGCCCGCCCAGTTCGGCGGGCACGGTGCCGACCCGGTGGACGCGGTCCGGGTGCAGCGGGCCCTGGGTGCCGCCTCGCCGTCGGTGGCCGCCGGTGTGACCATGCACCACTTCACGGTCTCGATGCTGTACGCGCTGGCCGAGGAGACCGGGCGGCTGGAGCCCGGCCAGCTCGACCTGCTGCACCGCGTCGTGCCCGACCAGATCCTGATGGCGTCGGGCTGGGCGGAGGGCAGGACCCAGCAGAACATCTTCACGCCGTCGGTGGTCGCCGAGCCCGTCGAGGGCGGCTACCGGCTCAACGGCGCGAAGAAGCCGTGCAGCCTGGCCCGTTCGATGGAACTGCTCACCGCCTCCATCGCCGTCCCCGGCCCCGACGGCTCCCCCGAGCTGGCCCTGGCACTGGTCCCGGCCGACGCGCCGGGCCTGACGGTGCACCCGTTCTGGGGCAATGACGTCCTGGCCGCCTCGCAGAGCGAGGAGGTACGCCTCACCGACGTCTTCGTGCCCCGCTCCATGGTCGTCCGCACGACGGCCGAGGACCCGCACCGGCTGGACGACCTGCAGACCGCCGGCGTCATCTGGTTCGAGATGCTGATCTCTGCCGGTTACGCCGGCGCCGCCGCGGCCCTGGCCGAGCTGGTCCTCCAGCGCGGCCGGGGCACCGCCGGCGAGCGCGCCGACGTGGTCATCGGCGCCGAGAGCGCCTTCGCGCTGCTGGAGGGCGCGGCCCGCGCGGTGCGCGACGGCCTGTCGGGCGAGGAGGCGGTGGCCCAGGTCCTCGTCGCCCGCTACGCCGCCCAGGACGCCCTGGCCAGGACCGCCCAGCTGAGTCTGGACCTGCTCGGCGGGGTCGACTTCATCCGGTCCTCCGACCATTCCCGGCTCGCCGCCTCCGTGCGGCCGCTGATCTTCCACCCGCCGGGCCGGTCGGCCACGTCGGGGCCGCTGGCCGACTACTTCAACGGCGCCCCGCTCGACCTGTCCTGA
- a CDS encoding type II toxin-antitoxin system RatA family toxin, translating to MRHVELDAVVLGENAGTVYESIARFDRFPELAPHVSSTTVHGTLPAAVGSSSWELHFRSGLLRWTEEDRFARDELEIRFEQEDGDFDHFVGKWALTQEGADVVVHFEVDFDFGIPSLEGILDPIAERVIKETVAWAVTGLFDRTKLRGEVELGTPADIVGV from the coding sequence ATGCGGCACGTAGAACTGGACGCGGTGGTCCTGGGCGAGAACGCGGGGACCGTCTACGAGTCCATCGCGAGGTTCGACCGTTTCCCCGAGCTGGCGCCGCACGTCAGCTCCACCACGGTGCACGGCACCCTGCCCGCCGCCGTGGGCAGCTCGAGCTGGGAGCTGCACTTCCGCAGCGGCCTGCTGCGCTGGACCGAGGAGGACCGCTTCGCCCGCGACGAACTGGAGATCCGGTTCGAGCAGGAGGACGGCGACTTCGACCACTTCGTCGGCAAGTGGGCGCTGACCCAGGAGGGCGCCGACGTGGTGGTGCACTTCGAGGTCGACTTCGACTTCGGCATCCCCAGCCTGGAGGGCATCCTCGACCCGATCGCCGAGCGGGTCATCAAGGAGACCGTGGCCTGGGCCGTGACCGGCCTGTTCGACCGGACGAAGCTGCGCGGCGAGGTCGAGCTGGGCACGCCCGCCGACATCGTCGGCGTCTGA
- a CDS encoding nuclear transport factor 2 family protein: MSDLTEVAGRYIAVWNESDEGKRAAAISDLFTADATYTDPLADVQGHDGIGAVIAGAREQFKGFEFKVLGEVDANHNIARFQWELVPAGGGENIVIGFDVVATDDAGKIKGVYGFLDKVPAGA, from the coding sequence GTGAGTGACCTGACCGAAGTGGCCGGCCGTTACATCGCCGTTTGGAACGAGTCGGACGAGGGCAAGCGTGCCGCCGCGATCTCCGACCTGTTCACCGCGGACGCCACGTACACCGACCCGCTGGCCGACGTGCAGGGGCACGACGGTATCGGGGCCGTGATCGCGGGCGCCCGTGAGCAGTTCAAGGGCTTCGAGTTCAAGGTTCTCGGTGAGGTCGACGCCAACCACAACATCGCCCGTTTCCAGTGGGAGCTGGTGCCCGCCGGCGGCGGCGAGAACATCGTCATCGGTTTCGATGTGGTGGCGACCGACGACGCCGGGAAGATCAAGGGCGTCTACGGCTTCCTGGACAAGGTGCCCGCCGGCGCCTGA
- a CDS encoding aspartate aminotransferase family protein, translating to MTVTQDMRVDTEAEILGLYRAHLSKGRATLAELFGSHMEVASSGNWLTTSDGERFLNAGGYGVFIMGARHPIVMEAVQRQLDTHPVATRILLEPTVARAAEALVSVMPPGLDRVHFALSGAEAVETGLKLARAGGRKRTVSMGGGYHGKTLGALSATAKEVYQKPFRPLIPDVTHLPFGDADALEAELRAHPGEVCVILEPVQGEGGVIIPPRGYLKRVEELVREYDGFLILDEVQSGMGRLGEWWGADIEGVVPDVLLAGKALGGGVVPVSAAIATRKAFRPFDKDPYVHTATFSGQPLLMAAVQGAIQAIKEERLVTKAMDLGARLLPRIAEIAHRNIPDLVVDVRGRGLLIGVELAEPGLAGELLIELFNHGVVANHSMNGSSVVRFTPPATLTPLDVEFLLDSFDKATLDLVAGSARMPEGGNN from the coding sequence GTGACCGTGACCCAGGACATGCGGGTCGACACCGAGGCAGAGATCCTCGGCCTGTACCGGGCCCACCTGAGCAAGGGCCGGGCCACCCTCGCCGAGCTGTTCGGCAGTCATATGGAGGTGGCCTCCTCCGGGAACTGGCTGACCACCAGCGACGGCGAGCGGTTCCTCAACGCCGGCGGCTACGGCGTCTTCATCATGGGCGCCAGGCACCCCATCGTGATGGAGGCGGTCCAGCGCCAGCTCGACACCCACCCCGTCGCCACGCGCATCCTGCTGGAGCCGACCGTGGCCCGCGCCGCCGAGGCGCTGGTCTCCGTCATGCCGCCGGGCCTGGACCGGGTGCACTTCGCGCTGTCGGGCGCCGAGGCGGTCGAGACCGGTCTGAAGCTGGCCCGCGCGGGCGGCCGCAAGCGGACCGTCTCCATGGGCGGCGGGTACCACGGCAAGACGCTGGGTGCCCTGTCGGCCACCGCCAAGGAGGTCTACCAGAAGCCGTTCAGGCCGCTGATCCCCGACGTGACGCATCTGCCGTTCGGGGACGCGGACGCGCTGGAGGCCGAGCTGCGGGCGCACCCGGGCGAGGTCTGCGTGATCCTGGAGCCGGTGCAGGGCGAGGGCGGGGTGATCATCCCGCCCAGGGGCTACCTGAAGCGGGTGGAGGAGCTCGTCCGCGAGTACGACGGCTTCCTCATCCTGGACGAGGTGCAAAGCGGCATGGGCCGCCTGGGCGAGTGGTGGGGCGCCGACATCGAGGGCGTGGTCCCCGACGTGCTGCTGGCGGGCAAGGCGCTGGGCGGCGGTGTGGTGCCGGTCTCGGCGGCCATCGCCACCCGCAAGGCGTTCCGCCCCTTCGACAAGGACCCTTACGTCCACACCGCGACGTTCTCCGGGCAGCCGCTGCTGATGGCCGCCGTCCAGGGCGCCATCCAGGCCATCAAGGAGGAGCGCCTGGTCACCAAGGCGATGGACCTCGGTGCCCGGCTGCTGCCCAGGATCGCCGAGATCGCCCACCGCAACATCCCCGATCTGGTGGTCGACGTGCGCGGCCGGGGTCTGCTGATCGGGGTGGAGCTGGCCGAGCCGGGCCTGGCCGGCGAGCTGCTGATCGAGCTGTTCAACCACGGGGTCGTCGCCAACCACTCGATGAACGGCAGTTCGGTGGTCCGCTTCACCCCGCCCGCCACGCTGACTCCGCTGGATGTGGAGTTCCTGCTCGACTCCTTCGACAAAGCCACTCTCGATCTGGTCGCCGGTTCGGCCAGGATGCCGGAAGGCGGTAACAACTGA